From the genome of Epinephelus moara isolate mb chromosome 10, YSFRI_EMoa_1.0, whole genome shotgun sequence, one region includes:
- the gpr52 gene encoding G-protein coupled receptor 52 translates to MNQSELTTDPVLAANSSHGDFFPGRATNHSCPLGWGLNQGLEACVLETAVIVLLTVLIITGNLTVIFVFHCAPLLHHYTTSYFIQTMAYADLLVGLSCLVPTLSLLHYPAGVQEPITCQVFSYVISVLKSVSMACLACISVDRYLAITKPLSYNQLVTPCRLRGCITLIWVYSSLVFLPSFFGWGKPGYHGDIFEWCAHSWPTSALFTGFVVCLLYAPAALVVCFTYYHIFRICQQHNREISERRARFPSQEMEAGEGGGGGHHGGHGPDRRYAMVLFRITSVFYMLWLPYIIYFLLESSHVLDSPALSFITTWLAISNSFCNCVIYSLSNSVFRLGMRRLSQTICSFSHCAADDRDFGEPKPRKRANSCSI, encoded by the coding sequence ATGAACCAGTCTGAACTGACAACGGACCCGGTGCTCGCTGCCAACAGCAGTCATGGAGACTTCTTTCCTGGCAGGGCCACCAACCACTCTTGTCCCTTGGGCTGGGGGCTGAACCAAGGCCTGGAGGCTTGCGTCCTGGAGACTGCCGTCATTGTACTTCTGACAGTGCTCATTATCACAGGGAACCTGACGGTTATCTTCGTGTTCCACTGTGCCCCTCTGCTACACCACTACACCACCAGCTACTTTATCCAGACCATGGCCTATGCTGACCTGCTGGTGGGTCTTAGCTGCCTGGTGCCCACCCTGTCTCTGCTCCACTACCCAGCAGGTGTCCAGGAGCCCATCACATGCCAGGTCTTCAGCTACGTCATCTCTGTTCTAAAGAGTGTTTCAATGGCCTGCTTGGCTTGCATCAGTGTGGACCGCTACCTGGCCATAACTAAACCACTGTCTTACAACCAACTGGTGACGCCATGCCGGCTACGAGGCTGCATCACCCTAATCTGGGTCTACTCCAGCCTGGTGTTCTTGCCCTCCTTCTTTGGGTGGGGTAAACCAGGCTATCATGGAGACATTTTTGAGTGGTGTGCCCACTCTTGGCCCACCTCTGCCCTTTTCACAGGCTTTGTGGTGTGCTTGCTCTATGCGCCTGCTGCACTTGTGGTCTGTTTTACATATTACCATATCTTTCGCATTTGCCAGCAGCACAACAGAGAGATCAGTGAACGACGGGCACGTTTTCCCAGCCAGGAGATGGAGGCTGGTGAGGGCGGTGGCGGCGGGCATCACGGTGGGCATGGACCAGATCGGCGCTACGCGATGGTGTTATTCCGCATCACCAGCGTTTTCTATATGCTCTGGCTGCCCTACATAATCTACTTCCTGTTAGAGAGCTCCCATGTGCTGGACAGCCCTGCCCTCTCCTTCATCACCACCTGGCTGGCCATTAGCAACAGCTTTTGCAACTGTGTGATCTACAGCCTGTCTAATAGTGTGTTCCGCCTGGGCATGCGTAGGCTCTCACAGACGATTTGCTCCTTCAGCCATTGTGCGGCCGATGACAGGGACTTCGGGGAGCCTAAACCAAGGAAGAGGGCAAACTCATGCTCTATCTGA